The DNA window CCTACTTCTGGACCGACAAACTCCACACGTCGTAAATCGATGGAATAATTATTTCCTTGATTTAAGGCTTGTAGTATTTCATTGCCTACCTTTTCACCATTATTTTCTCCTTTTTGAGGCGCTAGACGAATCATCACTTCTCTAGTAGTGCCAAAGTGCTGTACAAGCACATCTTCGTACCCTTCTTTAGCTAAGGCACTGCGCACTTCTGATAAATCTGCAGGTTGATCGTAGCCTACTTCTATGAGTATTCCTCCCGTATAATCTAGTCCAAAATTAAGACCATAGAAGATTAAAAAAATAACTGAGAGTACATTTATGGCAGTAGATAGACTAAGTGCTATACGGCGTTTGCCCATAAAATCAAACTGGGTTTTATTCTTAAAAATTTCCATGGTATTTTTTAGATAATCACTGTGTGATGGATGATAATTTTAGAGGTTAATTATAAACGTAAAGAGAAAATATATACTAATTATAGCTAGGGAAATTTTTTTGTTTATGCTATCCTCTGGCTTATTAGATACTGCTGTCTTAAATAACGCTGCTTAGGGTCAAATATATCAGTATCTGATCTATCTTTTCAATAATGAGCATTTAAATGCTTATATTGATAGGCAACAATAAAGCGCTGTAGCTAAGGAATATATCTAGTTAATGCTGGATCAATCAAATCTTAATAGAGATGCCATGAGTTAAGATTATGATGTTATTTGTCGCATGGCATATTTTTAATATCAGGAATGTATAATAGTGAATATTTATGTTGGTAATCTACCTTATCAAGTAACAGATGAGGATTTAAGAATTGCTTTCCAAGCTTACGGAGAAGTATCTTCAGCTACGGTGATCATGGATAAATTTTCAAACCGTTCCAAAGGATTTGGATTTGTTGAGATGGCAAAAAAAGAGGATGGAGAATCTGCAATTAAAGAATTAAACAATACAGATCTTAAAGGACGGCAAATCATTGTCAATGAGGCTCGCCCTAAAACTGACGCTCCCCGGCGTAATACTGGTAGAAGTTTTGGAGATCGTAGAGAAAGACATTAGTTATTTATAAAAATAAAATTTATATCCCTTTCATACCGCCTATTGAGCTTTACAATAGGCGGTTTTTTATTAAAATAAATAATAGGTATAATCTATACCTAATTATTAATTAAATAATTATCCTCACCGAATACTTTACAGACCTATCATTACTCTTAGAGTTTTTATGGTACTTCGATTTCCCCTAAAAAATTCCCTAATATTTTTGTTCTTTAGCTTGGTTATCACCCTTATCCTGCTTACCATGTATATGGTAGATCGGCAATGGCTTAAATTAGCTGAAATGAGCCGAACTCTATCAGAGCAAGCACATGATGTACGTATTTTACGACAACAGCTAGCTCATATTGATAAGAATCAGCTGGAAACTACGCTTGTTAAAGAAGATAAAAATAAGTCTATCCCCAGTACTTTTAGCCGATCTTTCTATTCTACTGATCAGCTAGATTATAGTACTGGAGATTGGTTAGTACAGGCGTTTAGTGCAGGGTTAAAAACCCTTACCCCTCTGATTTCTACTGACGCATATGCAGCAGAGATACAAAGCTATATTTTAGATTCTCTTCTTAATCGAAATCCAGAAACTCTAGAATGGGAAGGAATGCTTGCTCAAAATTGGGAAGTAAGCGATGATGGTCTTACATTTCGATTCTTTTTAAGAAAAGGGTTAACTTTTTCAGATGGACAGCCTTTAACTGCAAAAGATATAGCCTTTTCTTTTAACTTTATTATGAATCCTGTAATTGCAGCACCTAGAGAACGAGCTTATTACGATAAATTGGAAAGCGTGACTGCACTAAATAAAGATACAGTTGAATTTAAGTTTAAGGAGCCCTACTTTAATAGCCTCGCTTTAGCAGGTGGATTACCCGTTTTAGCAAAACATTTTTACGAGCCTTACTTAGAGCGGCCGGAAAAATTTAATCAATCTAAAGGATTACTTTTAGGTTCTGGTCCTTATCGATTAAAAGATCCTCAAAGCTGGCGACCCGATCAAGGGCTAGTGGAATTAGAGAGAAATTCTCGTTATTGGGGACCTGTTCAGCCTCCAGTCGATAAACTACTTTGGAAAATCATTGCCAATGATAGTGCCCGTTTAACCACTTTTCGCAATGGGGATATTGATGTCTATGGAGCACGTCCTTATGAGTATAAAAAATTATTAACTGATAAAACTCTAAAAAATCATAGCCAGTATTTTGAATATAGAAACCCCACAGCAGGCTATAATTATATCGCTTGGAACGAAGAAAAACAGGGAAAATCCACATTTTTTGCCGATAAGCTGGTACGACAGGCAATGACTCTCCTAACCGATCAAGAACGAATTATTGATCAGATTATGGCAGGTTATGCTGATCCTGCAGTAAGCCCATTTAATCTAAATAGCCCACAGCATGATCCAGCCTTAACACCACAAGCCTTTAATCTTGCTAAAGCAAAGGAATTACTAGCACAAGCTGGATATGTGGATCAGGATGGCGATGGAGTCATAGAAGATAGTAGTGGTCGTCCTTTTAAATTTAAGCTGGTTTTTTTTCAAGATATGGATGATACCAGGCGCATGGTATTACTCCTGAAAGATATCTACGCTCGTGCTGGCATACTGTTAAATCCAGAACCTACAGAGTGGCCGATCATGTTGGATAAAATTAAGAATAGAGATTTTGATGCCATTACCTTAGGCTGGACGGGTGGGATTGAAACCGATATTTACCCCATGTTTCATAGTAGTCAAATTGTTTCTGGAGGAGATAACTATATTTCCTATCGTAATCCCAAATTAGATTCTTTAATTGAGAAAGCACGATCAACAGTGGATGAATCTGTTCGTATGTCCTTATGGCAAGCTTGCGAGCATATCCTTTATGAAGATCAACCTTATACCTTTCTTGTTCGTGGGAAGTCTTTGGTTTTTGTTGATAAAAGGATTAAAAATTTAAATATTACTGGGCTTGGTTTAAATTTAGGTATGACTCCGATTGAATGGTATATTCCTAAAGCTGAACAAAAGTATACGCTACACTAGCCTATGCTAGCTTATATCATTCGTCGCTTGCTGCTTATGATTCCTACCTTACTTGGCATTACGATCGTTGTGTTTATTGTAATGGCAGCAGCACCGGGTGGTATTAGTACTCAAAGTCTAATCGGTACCCAAAATTTAGAGCCTAAGGCAAAAAAAGCATTAGAAGATTATTATAATAAACTCTATGGATTGGATTCCCCCCCTACTGTTCAGTATCTTCGCTGGTTAAACAATATCTCTCCTATAGGATTTAGCTTAGATTCAGAAAATCAGTTTCGTAATTTTTCTCTTTGGAAAAGACCAAATTTAGGTACTAGCTTTCGCTACGGGAGACCTGTGTTAGATATTATTAAAGAGCGAGTCCCTATTACTTTGTTACTCAATACCCTTTCTCTGCCCCTGGTGTATATTTTTGCAATCACAATTGGTGTACATGCGGCAACTGAGCGAGGTAAAGCATTCGATATAGGATCAAATACTATCATGCTGGGATTATGGTCAGTACCTACAATGCTTGCTGGAGTATTATTAATCGGCTTTCTTGCGAGTAATCAATATTGGCACTGGTTTCCTACAGCAGGATTAAGCACTCGTAAAGCATTAGATATGCCTTTTTTACCCCACTGGCATTCTATCCAAGATGGGTTGTTATTCTTAACTATTTTTACTGTAAGTATCGTAGTAAGTATTTGGATCGCCCTATATCATTCAATATTACTCCGATCTGCTATTTTAATTGGATTAGGCGTGAGTATTGGTATTTGGATGACAGCTCAGCTGCCTACGTTTTCTTTTAGAGTAGGTATTTTTCTAGGGACATTATTTGCATCTATCCTAGGTGGATTAGGTTATTTAAATCATATGATGCTACGGGTAAGCATAATGAGCATTTTTGGAGTAGTAGGAGGGATAGTTTTAGCCAATTATTGGGTAGGAGATTTTACCCGTGGATTTCTAGCTGATCGTATTTGGCATCTTATTTTACCTATTTTATGTTTAACTTATGGGAGCTTTGCTTTTCTTTCTCGTTTAACACGAACTGCAGTTTTAGAAAATCTAATGACAGATTATGCTAGAACTGCTAGAGCTAAGGGATTATCTGATGATGCAGTTTTATGGCAGCATGTATTTCCCAATAGCCTTTTACCACTCATTACAGTTTCTAGTTCTTTACTACCAAGCCTATTAGTCGGATCAGTGATTATAGAATCTATTTTTTCTATTGAAGGAATGGGAAAACTAGCAGTGGAGGCGGTACAAGCTAGAGACCGAGAATTAGTACTTTCAATTACCTTAATTAGCGGATTACTTACTTTAGTGAGCTACTTAATCTCTGATCTTTGCTACGCAATCGTTGATCCTCGAGTAAGCTATGATTAGAAAATGGCTACATCAAACGCTAAAAATTTGATTTCTTCCCAAAACCAAGCAAGTATTGCCGATCAAGTTTTTTCCCAATGGGGTGCTCGTTTAGGGTTGTTGTGGATTGGATTATTAGGTTTTTTCGCAATCTTTGCTCCGTTTTTGGCAAATAGCCATCCCTTACTTCTAAGCCAGAAAGAACAAATCAGTAGTCCTTTACTGTATTACTTTACACCTACTGATACTGTACTCATTGCACTATTTATTGTAGGTTTTATATTAATAATTGCAAAGTCCTCACTGCGAACTTGGCTATGGGTCTTAAGTGTTACCTGCGTTTTAGCAGGAGTACTGAGCTCATGGCTACTTCACTCGCCCGCCCTAACTATTTATGAGCAATACCGAGAGCAAGAATCTATAGGAAACTATGAGTGGGTTGTTCATACCCCTATCCCCTATTCCCCTAAAGATTACCAGCGAGATAAAAGTGAATTAGGATTGCAACCGCCTAATAAAAATCACTGGCTAGGTACTGAAGAAAATAGTGCTGATGTGCTATCTCGTATGATTTATGCTTCTCGAGTGTCTTTAGGTATTGGTTTTGTTGCCACAAGTATTGCAATGGTGCTTGGCATAGCGATTGGTGGACTCATGGGGTATTTTTCTGGAATAGTAGATATGATAGGTATGCGTTTGATAGAAATTTTTGAAGCGGTGCCAACCTTGTTTCTATTACTTACCTTTGTTGCCTTTTTTGAACGTAGCCTATATATGCTTATGGTGATTATTGGTATTACTAGTTGGCCCGGTTATGCTCGCTATGTACGAGCTGAGTTTCTACGCTTACGGCAACAGGACTTTGTTCAAGCAGCAATTGCTTGTGGTCTTCCTTTACGCTCTATTTTATTTCGCCACATGTTGCCAAATGGGATCGGGCCTATTTTAGTATCTGCAAGTTTTGGAATTGCCTCCGCGATTTTAGCCGAAGCAGTATTAAGTTTTTTAGGGTTAGGATTAGTGGATGATCCCTCTTGGGGGCAAATGCTTAATCAGGCAGTAAAATCTTCTATGTTTAATTGGTGGATGGCAGTTTTTCCAGGGGGGGCAATTTTTCTTACGGTATTTTCCTATAATTTAATTGGCGAGTCCTTACGTGATGCCCTTGATCCCTATCTAAAAAAATCATAATAATACCTTCATTTCTATAATTTATTGTGCTACTCCAAGTTAATAATTTAAAAACCTATTTTTATGGAAAAAGTAATGCAGTTAAAGCAGTAGATGGTGTAAGTTTTACCCTTAATAAGGGAGAAACTTTTTGTCTTGTGGGCGAATCAGGTAGTGGAAAATCTATTACTGCCTTATCTATTATTCAGCTTTTACCTAAGCAGATTAGTACGCACCCTGAAGGGTCAATTTTATTTAACTGGCAGCAAAGCGGTAATCACTACCGACAGGTAGATTTACTAGCGTTATCTGAATTAGAAAAGCAGCACATTCGCGGCACTCGAATTGCTATGATCTTTCAAGAGCCTATGACTTGCCTTAATCCAGTGTTTACGGTTGGTGAGCAAATTATAGAGACTCTACGATTACACTTCCCTAACTTAAATAAAGCAGAAGCTCAAGAAAGGGCAATTAATGCGCTAGATCAGGTACGTATTCCAAACCCTAAGTTACGTATAAATGAATATCCTCATAGACTTTCCGGAGGACAACGTCAGCGGGTAATGATAGCTATGGCTATAGTATGCGAGCCCGACTTACTTATTGCCGATGAGCCTACAACTGCTTTAGATGTTACCGTTCAGGCAGAAATTCTTACATTAATGCAAGAATTACAAGCTGAAAAGCAAATGGGGATTTTATTTATTACCCATGACTTTGGAGTGGTTTCTCAAATGGCACATAAGGTAAGTGTCATGAAACAAGGAAAAATTGTTGAATCAGGCAATGTAAAAGAAGTACTCAATAATCCTCAACACCCCTATACTCGTCAATTACTTGCTGCACTACCAGAAAATCTACCTATAATAAAAAATCATATACCTCAAAAAAGCACTATTTCCTCGGATATAGCGCAACCTCTATTAAAAGTGGAGAACCTACAAGTGCATTTTCCAATCCGTAAAGGCATATTTAGACAGATAGTTGGGCACATCCATGCCGTAAATAATGTCAATCTTACTATATCTATGGGTCAAATTTTAGGATTAGTTGGAGAATCTGGCTGTGGAAAAACTACCTTAGGGCGTGCGATTCTTCGCCTTGTAGAGCCTACAAGTGGGAAAATTTACTACAATGAATCTGACATTACTACCTTGAGTCACAGGGAGTTTAGATTCTATCGAAAAGAATTGCAAATTATTTTTCAAGACCCTTTATCTTCTTTAAATCCTCGCCTTTCTATTGCAGCTACCCTAACTGAGCCTATGGCAGTACATAAAATTGGTAGCTCTTCTCAAGAACGCTTGGATCAAGCAGAAGATTTGTTAAAGCAAGTCCACTTAAGTAGCGATTATTTATGGCGTTATCCTCATGAGCTCTCTGGAGGGCAATGTCAGCGTATCTGTATTGCTCGTGCCTTAGCACTATCACCTAAATTTATTGTATGCGATGAAATTACTAGTGCTTTAGATGTATCTGTGCAGGCTGGAATACTAGAATTATTATTAGAACTACAAACAAGTAGAAGTTTAACCCTACTCTTCATCAGCCATAATATTAGCGTAGTGAAATATATTAGCGATGAATTTGCAGTTATGAAAGATGGAAATATTATTGAAAAAGGTCTTACACAGCAGATTTTTAATAATCCTAAACACCTGTATACTCAAAAATTACTTGAAGCAGTGCCTAAAATAAATAAAAAATTGTTACACTAGGCGATAAATTCTGTTTAGGATGGTGGGCCGTGAAGGATTTGAACCTTCGACACACGGATTAAAAGCCCGGTGCTCTACCAACTGAGCTAACGGCCCACAGAAATATAAAAGTACAATTTTACCTTAATTATTTAAAATCTCAAGCTATTAAGATAAATTTTAATAGTAAACTGTGGGATCTTTAATTCCAGCTTTTAAAAACCCTTTCTTACGAAGAGTACAAGCATCGCATATACCACAAGCACGTCGCTCATTATCTACTTGATAACAAGAGATGGTATAGGAATAATCAAGTCCAAGTGCAATT is part of the Candidatus Nitrosacidococcus sp. I8 genome and encodes:
- a CDS encoding RNA recognition motif domain-containing protein, producing the protein MNIYVGNLPYQVTDEDLRIAFQAYGEVSSATVIMDKFSNRSKGFGFVEMAKKEDGESAIKELNNTDLKGRQIIVNEARPKTDAPRRNTGRSFGDRRERH
- a CDS encoding peptide-binding protein — its product is MYMVDRQWLKLAEMSRTLSEQAHDVRILRQQLAHIDKNQLETTLVKEDKNKSIPSTFSRSFYSTDQLDYSTGDWLVQAFSAGLKTLTPLISTDAYAAEIQSYILDSLLNRNPETLEWEGMLAQNWEVSDDGLTFRFFLRKGLTFSDGQPLTAKDIAFSFNFIMNPVIAAPRERAYYDKLESVTALNKDTVEFKFKEPYFNSLALAGGLPVLAKHFYEPYLERPEKFNQSKGLLLGSGPYRLKDPQSWRPDQGLVELERNSRYWGPVQPPVDKLLWKIIANDSARLTTFRNGDIDVYGARPYEYKKLLTDKTLKNHSQYFEYRNPTAGYNYIAWNEEKQGKSTFFADKLVRQAMTLLTDQERIIDQIMAGYADPAVSPFNLNSPQHDPALTPQAFNLAKAKELLAQAGYVDQDGDGVIEDSSGRPFKFKLVFFQDMDDTRRMVLLLKDIYARAGILLNPEPTEWPIMLDKIKNRDFDAITLGWTGGIETDIYPMFHSSQIVSGGDNYISYRNPKLDSLIEKARSTVDESVRMSLWQACEHILYEDQPYTFLVRGKSLVFVDKRIKNLNITGLGLNLGMTPIEWYIPKAEQKYTLH
- a CDS encoding ABC transporter permease, which translates into the protein MLAYIIRRLLLMIPTLLGITIVVFIVMAAAPGGISTQSLIGTQNLEPKAKKALEDYYNKLYGLDSPPTVQYLRWLNNISPIGFSLDSENQFRNFSLWKRPNLGTSFRYGRPVLDIIKERVPITLLLNTLSLPLVYIFAITIGVHAATERGKAFDIGSNTIMLGLWSVPTMLAGVLLIGFLASNQYWHWFPTAGLSTRKALDMPFLPHWHSIQDGLLFLTIFTVSIVVSIWIALYHSILLRSAILIGLGVSIGIWMTAQLPTFSFRVGIFLGTLFASILGGLGYLNHMMLRVSIMSIFGVVGGIVLANYWVGDFTRGFLADRIWHLILPILCLTYGSFAFLSRLTRTAVLENLMTDYARTARAKGLSDDAVLWQHVFPNSLLPLITVSSSLLPSLLVGSVIIESIFSIEGMGKLAVEAVQARDRELVLSITLISGLLTLVSYLISDLCYAIVDPRVSYD
- a CDS encoding ABC transporter permease; this encodes MATSNAKNLISSQNQASIADQVFSQWGARLGLLWIGLLGFFAIFAPFLANSHPLLLSQKEQISSPLLYYFTPTDTVLIALFIVGFILIIAKSSLRTWLWVLSVTCVLAGVLSSWLLHSPALTIYEQYREQESIGNYEWVVHTPIPYSPKDYQRDKSELGLQPPNKNHWLGTEENSADVLSRMIYASRVSLGIGFVATSIAMVLGIAIGGLMGYFSGIVDMIGMRLIEIFEAVPTLFLLLTFVAFFERSLYMLMVIIGITSWPGYARYVRAEFLRLRQQDFVQAAIACGLPLRSILFRHMLPNGIGPILVSASFGIASAILAEAVLSFLGLGLVDDPSWGQMLNQAVKSSMFNWWMAVFPGGAIFLTVFSYNLIGESLRDALDPYLKKS
- a CDS encoding ABC transporter ATP-binding protein, translated to MLLQVNNLKTYFYGKSNAVKAVDGVSFTLNKGETFCLVGESGSGKSITALSIIQLLPKQISTHPEGSILFNWQQSGNHYRQVDLLALSELEKQHIRGTRIAMIFQEPMTCLNPVFTVGEQIIETLRLHFPNLNKAEAQERAINALDQVRIPNPKLRINEYPHRLSGGQRQRVMIAMAIVCEPDLLIADEPTTALDVTVQAEILTLMQELQAEKQMGILFITHDFGVVSQMAHKVSVMKQGKIVESGNVKEVLNNPQHPYTRQLLAALPENLPIIKNHIPQKSTISSDIAQPLLKVENLQVHFPIRKGIFRQIVGHIHAVNNVNLTISMGQILGLVGESGCGKTTLGRAILRLVEPTSGKIYYNESDITTLSHREFRFYRKELQIIFQDPLSSLNPRLSIAATLTEPMAVHKIGSSSQERLDQAEDLLKQVHLSSDYLWRYPHELSGGQCQRICIARALALSPKFIVCDEITSALDVSVQAGILELLLELQTSRSLTLLFISHNISVVKYISDEFAVMKDGNIIEKGLTQQIFNNPKHLYTQKLLEAVPKINKKLLH